In Oryza sativa Japonica Group chromosome 11, ASM3414082v1, the following are encoded in one genomic region:
- the LOC136353955 gene encoding protein DWARF 53: MPTPVAAARQCLSPAAVPALDAAVASSRRRAHAQTTSLHLISSLLAPPAPPLLRDALARARSAAYSPRVQLKALDLCFAVSLDRLPSVSASSSSSGAADEPPVSNSLMAAIKRSQANQRRNPDTFHFYHQAATAQTPAAVKVELSHLVLAILDDPVVSRVFAEAGFRSGDIKLAILRPAPPMPLLGRLPTRTRPPPLFLCSFAAADDADVPSPAGNLAGAGEENCRRIAEILSRGRNPMLVGVGAASAADDFAAASPYRIIHVDPNTIDRSDLGVAAAMASATSGLIISIGDLKQLVPDEDAEAQEKGRRVVAEVTRVLETHSKVGRVWVMGWSATYETYLAFLSKFPLVDKDWDLQLLPITAVHAAATAGPAAAAAGLMPPATTVAAFSKPAASLMDSFVPFGGFLCDNYEENSLTANSCPQALRCQQCNDKYEQEVATIISASGITAEDHHQGGLPSLLQNGSMMGPNNGFDPVKARDDRMVLNSKILNLRKKWNEYCLRLHQDHQRINRDPYKPFPRYIGVPTDKERSANSSKGSESVGVQKDVIKPCAVSAVHSSSTARPISSPSVTNKRNEDLVLNLQARHSKSDENLQERGMQSQHGTLSNVDNPDDHVSPSSAAPVETDLVLGTPRECSSKGSSSTCSKRVEDSERSVHLVPKKVDDLNLKHPQLSVQPNSCSWSSINVGKTSHSTLHSVASGGFSAFGQWQKRSPLAAQNSDLSNYKLLVERLFKVVGRQEEALSAICESIVRCRSTESRRGPNRNDIWLCFHGSDSMAKKRIAVALAELMHGSKDNLIYLDLNLQDWDDSSFRGKTGIDCIVEQLSKKRQSVLFLDNIDRADCLVQDSLSDAIKSGRFQDMRGKVVDINDSIVVLSRSMIQGSKNGLEEGLSFSEEKILATRGHRLKILVEPGRAITSGCPSGKVVVSPRHFLTKIQASLCSGSISKRKLSISDDQEKLQESPSSSKRLHRTSSVPFDLNLPVDEDEPLDADDDSSSHENSYGNTEKSIDALLHSVDGSINFKPFDFDKLADDMLQEFSNILRKNLGSECMLEIDVGAMEQILAAAWKSEEDRKPVPTWLEQVFARSLDELKLKRKHVSSSTLRLVACEDTVPAVKGDGLGVLLPPRIILDC; encoded by the exons ATGCCCACTCCGGTGGCCGCCGCGAGGCAGTgcctctcgccggccgccgtccccgccctcgacgccgccgtcgcctcctctcgccgccgcgcccacgcccagACTACCTCCCTCCACctcatctcctccctcctcgccccgcccgcacctcccctcctccgcgACGCCCTCGCCCGCGCCCGCAGCGCCGCCTACTCACCCCGCGTCCAGCTCAAGGCCCTCGACCTCTGCTTCGCCGTCTCCCTCGACAGGCTCCCCTCCGTCtccgcatcctcctcctcctctggcgccgccgacgagccccCCGTCTCCAACTCCCTCATGGCCGCCATCAAGCGCTCCCAGGCCAACCAGCGCCGCAACCCGGACACCTTCCACTTCTATCACCAGGCCGCCACCGCCCAGACTCCCGCCGCCGTCAAGGTCGAGCTCTCCCACCTCGTCCTCGCCATCCTCGATGACCCCGTCGTCAGCCGCGTCTTCGCCGAGGCCGGATTCCGCAGCGGGGACATCAAGCTCGCCATCCTCCGCCCGGCTCCGCCCATGCCGCTCCTCGGCCGCCTCCCCACGCGCACCCGTCCGCCGCCTCTCTTCCTCTgcagcttcgccgccgcggacgACGCCGACGTCCCTTCGCCGGCCGGGAATCTCGccggcgcgggggaggagaaCTGCCGCCGCATCGCGGAGATCCTCTCCCGCGGCCGCAACCCCatgctcgtcggcgtcggggccgcctccgccgccgacgacttcGCGGCCGCCTCCCCGTATCGTATCATCCATGTCGACCCCAACACCATCGACCGCTCAGAcctcggcgtggcggcggcaatggccAGTGCCACCTCCGGCCTCATCATAAGCATCGGAGACCTCAAGCAGCTGGTCCCCGATGAGGACGCGGAGGCGCAGGAGAaggggcggcgggtggtggcggaggTGACGCGAGTGCTGGAGACGCACAGCAAGGTCGGCCGCGTCTGGGTGATGGGGTGGTCGGCAACGTACGAGACCtacctcgccttcctctccaaATTCCCCTTGGTCGACAAGGATTGGGACCTCCAGCTGCTGCCAATCACCGCGGtgcatgccgccgccaccgctggccctgctgctgctgctgctggactCATGCCTCCGGCAACCACTGTTGCTGCCTTCTCCAAGCCAGCTGCAAG CTTGATGGACTCCTTTGTTCCTTTTGGAGGCTTTCTCTGTGATAACTACGAAGAGAACAGCCTGACAGCAAATTCATGCCCACAGGCCCTGCGGTGCCAGCAGTGCAATGATAAATATGAGCAAGAAGTTGCAACTATCATTAGCGCAAGTGGCATTACAGCTGAAGACCATCACCAGGGAGGTCTTCCTTCCCTGCTGCAGAATGGCAGCATGATGGGTCCTAACAATGGATTTGATCCAGTCAAG GCTAGAGATGATCGGATGGTATTGAATTCAAAAATATTGAATCTACGGAAGAAGTGGAATGAGTACTGCCTGCGGCTCCACCAAGACCACCAGAGGATCAACAGAGATCCTTACAAACCATTTCCGCGCTATATTGGTGTTCCCACTGACAAAGAAAGATCAGCAAATTCAAGCAAAGGTTCTGAGTCAGTTGGGGTTCAAAAGGATGTTATTAAACCTTGTGCGGTGTCTGCTGTACATTCCAGCTCAACTGCAAGGCCTATTTCATCTCCATCTGTCACCAACAAAAGAAATGAAGATCTTGTATTGAACCTTCAAGCCAGGCATTCCAAGAGTGATGAAAACCTTCAAGAAAGGGGCATGCAATCCCAACATGGCACCCTGTCGAATGTTGACAATCCGGATGATCATGTCTCACCATCATCTGCTGCACCTGTGGAAACTGACTTGGTTTTGGGCACCCCTCGAGAGTGTAGTTCGAAAGGTTCAAGTTCCACCTGCAGTAAACGTGTAGAGGATTCAGAGAGGTCTGTCCATCTGGTACCCAAGAAGGTGGATGATTTAAATCtgaagcatccacaactctctGTTCAACCTAATTCCTGCTCCTGGAGTTCCATAAATGTTGGGAAAACATCACACAGTACACTACACTCAGTAGCTTCAGGAGGCTTCTCTGCCTTTGGCCAATGGCAGAAACGGTCACCTCTTGCTGCACAAAATTCTGATCTGAGCAATTACAAGCTACTTGTTGAACGCCTGTTCAAGGTAGTTGGAAGGCAGGAGGAAGCCTTGAGTGCTATTTGTGAATCCATTGTGCGGTGCCGGTCAACAGAGTCGCGCCGTGGTCCTAACAGGAATGACATCTGGTTGTGTTTTCATGGTTCTGACAGCATGGCCAAGAAGAGAATCGCCGTGGCACTTGCAGAGCTCATGCACGGCAGCAAAGATAACTTGATTTATCTGGACCTAAACCTTCAGGATTGGGATGACTCCAGTTTCAGAGGGAAGACTGGCATAGACTGCATTGTGGAGCAGTTGAGCAAGAAACGGCAATCTGTTCTCTTCCTTGACAACATTGATAGAGCTGACTGCCTTGTTCAGGATAGTCTATCTGATGCTATTAAGTCTGGCAGGTTCCAAGACATGCGAGGCAAGGTGGTTGACATTAATGACTCGATTGTGGTTTTGTCAAGAAGCATGATACAGGGCAGCAAAAATGGGTTGGAAGAGGGCCTTTCATTTTCTGAAGAAAAGATTCTGGCAACTCGCGGACATCGACTGAAGATCCTGGTTGAACCGGGTAGGGCAATCACCAGTGGATGCCCTAGTGGTAAGGTGGTAGTTTCCCCAAGGCATTTTCTCACCAAAATTCAAGCATCTTTGTGCTCTGGTTCCATCAGCAAGAGAAAGCTCAGTATTTCTGATGATCAGGAAAAGCTACAAGAGTCGCCAAGCAGTTCAAAGCGACTGCACAGAACATCGAGTGTACCATTCGACCTGAACCTCCctgttgatgaagatgaaccCCTTGATGCTGATGACGACAGTAGTAGCCATGAAAATTCATATGGCAACACAGAAAAATCCATTGATGCCCTTTTGCATTCGGTTGATGGATCAATCAACTTTAAGCCGTTTGACTTTGATAAACTTGCTGATGACATGCTGCAGGAGTTCAGCAACATACTCAGGAAAAATCTGGGTTCTGAGTGCATGTTGGAGATTGATGTTGGTGCAATGGAACAAATACTTGCCGCAGCATGGAAATCAGAGGAGGATAGGAAACCTGTGCCGACCTGGCTGGAGCAGGTTTTTGCCAGGAGCCTTGACGAGCTGAAGCTCAAGCGTAAGCATGTGAGTAGCTCTACCCTTAGACTAGTGGCCTGTGAGGACACAGTACCAGCAGTGAAAGGAGACGGTTTAGGAGTTTTGCTCCCGCCAAGAATAATTCTAGATTGTTGA